The genomic interval TCGCGGCGCTCGGCCTTTCCCTGAGTTAATGCAGGGACCGTGCCAACTGCATGGATCGTGGATGAATGCTGTGTGCAGCCTGCTGGACCGCGCGCGGCGGGCGATTGCGGGCAGCGCATGAGGAAGGCGGCGCGCGCGTAGCGAGGATTCGCTACGTAACGTCCGCGATGCTGTTACGGCCACATCAGCGCGAACGCGGCACGCCCGTGGATGCACGCACAACCAGTTCGGGCGGCGAGGCGATGCGCATCGGCACGCTGGTCGTTGGGCGACCCGCCTGTCCATACGACGACTCGATCAGCTCACGCAATAGCGATACCGCGAGCCCCGCGACTTCGACTGTCGGCACGGCGACCGTCGTCAACGCGGGGCGCGATTCGCGCGCGAGTTGAATGTCGGTAATGCCGATCACGGACAGGTCCGTTGGCACGTTCAGGCCGAGGTCGGCGGCGGCGTGCATCGCGCCGAGCGCGGGCAGGTCGTTGGTCACGAAGATCGCGGTGAGCTTCGGATCGCTTTCGAGCAGCGCGCGTGCCGCTTCGTAGCCGCCCTGGATCGTATCGGCCGCATGTTTGACACGGCCTTTCGGCGCGCCGCCGGCGCGCAGTGCATCGACGAAACCTTCGTAACGGGCCGCATGAATGCCCGACGCTTTGCTGCCCACAATCGCGCCGATCCGCCGATGGCCGAGCTCCAGCAAATGCGCGCCCGCCAGTTCGCCGGCACGCCGGAAATCGACCGCGACGCACGGCAACCCCGGCGGCTCGTTAGGCCGTTCCCACATGCACAGCACGACCGGCGTGCCGCGCGATTCGGTCGTATGAAGATCAGCGAGATCGAGGTTCGCGTTCGTCACGAGCACGCCTTCGGAGAGCGTGCCGGCAATCTGGTCGAGATACGCGCGGCCGGTGTGCGGATCTTCGTTCGTATTGCAGATGATCACGAAGTGGCCGCTCGTGCGCGCCGCGCGTTCGACGGCGAGCGCGAACTCCGGATAGAACGGATTGGCGATGCTCGACACCATCAGCGCGAGCGTCGGCGCGCGACCTTCGGCAAGGGCGCGAGCGGCGAGATGCGGACGGTAGCCGAGCGCTTCGACGGCCTCGAGCACGCGCTGCCGGGTGGTCGCGCCGACCCGGCCGCGATTGCGCAGCACGTTGGATACCGTCGCCGGGGTGACGCCGGCATGACGCGCGACTTCGCTGAGTGTGGGCATGATGTTTTCATTATTTGGGACGACTGCCCGACATTTGCATCGCGCGCCAAGGCGCGGCACCATCTGTCGCACAGATAAAACGATCTCGGAGACAGGCAAGGCCCAAACGATCCCAAGCGATCGATTTTTTCGGCCTTTCTGATTAAGCGCTTAATCTCCGACTTCGAGCCGATTAAATCACGGAGTCGATGCAATGGCGAGCATTTCGTTAAGAGGCGTGCAGAAGGCGTATGGCGAGGGCGCGCCGGTGATCCGCGACGTGGATCTCGAGATCGGCGAAAACGAGTTTTGCGTGTTTCTCGGTCCGTCCGGCTGCGGCAAGTCGACCTTGCTGCGCATGATTGCCGGACTCGAAGACCTCACGGACGGCGACCTCTCGATCGGCGGCAAACTCATGAACGACGTGCCGGCCGCGCAACGCGGCGTGGCGATGGTGTTCCAGAGTTACGCGCTGTTTCCGCACATGAGTGTGTTCGAGAACATGGCGTTCGGGCTGAAGCTCGCGAAAACCCCCAAGGATGAAGTCGACCGCAAAGTGCGCGAAGCCGCGCGCATCCTGCAACTGGAAGCGCTGCTCGAACGCAAGCCCAAGGCGCTGTCGGGCGGCCAGCGGCAGCGGGTGGCGATCGGCCGCGCCATTGTGCGCGAGCCGGGTGTATTTCTGTTCGACGAGCCGCTCTCCAATCTCGACGCCACGCTGCGCGGCCAGACTCGCATCGAGATCGCGCGGTTGCACAAGCAGTTTGCCAAAGCCAGCGTGGTTTACGTGACGCACGACCAGATCGAGGCGATGACGCTCGCCGACAAGATCGTGCTGCTGCATGCCGGCAAGGACACCGAGCGTTACGGCAGCATCGCGCAGATCGGCGCGCCGCTCGAGTTGTACCACCGTCCGAAGAGCCGCTTTGTCGCAGGGTTCATCGGTTCGCCGCGCATGAACTTTTTGCCGGGAAGGGTCGCTTCCCTGGATGCGCAAGGCGTCACCATCACGCTCGATCACACGCAAGAGACTGTGCGCGTGCCGGTGAACGGCGCGGGGCTGCAAACCTCGCAAGCGGTCACGCTCGGCGTGCGCCCTGAGCATCTGGAATTTGTCGATCCGTCTTCCGTCGCGCCGGACGACGCCGTGCTGACACGCACCGTCTCGCTCGTCGAACAACTCGGCGAACACAGCTATGTCCACCTCGATCAGCCCGGCGGCGCCGCGCTGGTCGCCAAAGCGCCGGGCAATACGCGCCTCGCACCCGGCGAGCGCGCGAGCTTGCGCGTGCCCCGTGCCGCCTGCCATTTATTTACCGAAGACGGCTTTGCCGCCGCTTCGCTCGAATCCGTCGAACACTACGCATAGAGGACATTCGGATGCGCCTTGGAGTCTGTTATTACCCGGAACACTGGCCGGAGTCGATGTGGCAAGACGACGCTCGCCGGATGAAAGCCCTCGGCATCGAGCAGGTGCGGATCGCCGAATTTGCCTGGAGCCGCATTGAGCCCACGCCGGGCGAATACGATTGGGGCTGGCTCGACCGTTCGATCGACGTGCTCGGCGCGGCCGGCCTGCAAGTGGTGATGTGCACGCCGACCGCGACGCCGCCCAAGTGGCTGATCGACCGCCATCCCGACATTCTGCCGGTCGGCGCCGATGGCCGTCCGCGCGCGTTCGGCTCGCGGCGTCATTACGACTTTTCGTCGCCGTCGTATTTCGCCGCATCGCAGAAGATTTGCACGGCGGTGGCCGAGCGCTACGGTAAGCATCCGGCTGTCGCTTACTGGCAAACCGACAATGAGTTCGGCTGCCATCACACGGTGGTCAGCTATTCGCCGGCGGCTGTCGGGCGCTTTCGCGAGTGGCTCAAAGCGCGCTATCAAACCATCGACGCGTTGAACCGCGCGTGGGGCACGGTGTTCTGGAGCATGGAGTACCGCAGCTTCGACGAGATCGACGCGCCGGTGGCGACCGTGACGGAAGCGCACCCTTCGCATCGCCTCGACTACCGGCGTTTCGCCTCTGACGAAGTGGCGCGCTATAACCGCATGCAGGTCGAGATCATCCGCGCGCATTCGCCGGGGCGGCCGGTCGCGCACAACTTCATGCAACTCTTCACCGAGTTCGATCACTACAAGGTCGCCGCCGATCTCGATGTGGCTACCTGGGACAGTTATCCGCTCGGCGCGCTCGAAGAGCAATGGTTCGCACCGGAAGTGAAAGCGCGCTGGCTGCGCAGCGGGCATCCGGACTTCGCGTCGTTCAATCACGACGTTTATCGTGGCATGTCGAAGCTGCCGTTCTGGGTGATGGAGCAGCAGCCGGGTCCGGTGAACTGGGCGCTGTGGAATCCGGCGCCGCTGCCGGGCATGGTGCGGCTGTGGAGTTGGGAGGCGTTCGCGCATGGCGCGGGCTGCGTGTCGTATTTCCGCTGGCGTCAGGCGCCGTTTGCGCAGGAGCAGATGCATGCAGGTTTGAACACGCCGGACAATCGTCTGGACGTGGGCGGCAACGAAGCGTCGCAAGTTGCCGGCGAGATTCGCACGGTGCTCGCCGCGAATGCCGATGCCGACGCCGCGGTCCGGTCGAAAGTCGCGCTCGTCTACGACTACGAGGCGAAGTGGCTCTTCGAGATTCACCCGCAGGGAGCGGACTTTCACTATCCGCGCTTCGCCTTCGAGTATTACTCGGCGTTGCGTGCGCTTGGGCTCGACGTGGATGTCGTGCCGGTGGATGCGCCGCTGGACGGCTATAGCCTGATCGTCGTGCCGCCGCTGCCGGTCGTGCCCGAGGCGTTTGCGCAGCGTCTGGCGAGTTCGGGTGCGCAGGTCGTGCTCGGTCCGCGCACGGGTTCGAAGACCAAAGATTTGCAGATTCCGGCGAACCTGCCGCCTGGTGCGCTGACTTCGGTGTTGCCGTTGCGCGTGTGGCGGGTCGAATCGATGCGGCCGAACGTGACTGAAGCAGTGCGGCTCGCTGACGGCGAAAGTGCTGGCGAAGCAGACGGTTTCGCCCGTCACTGGCGTGATTTCATCGACACCGATGCGGCGCAATCGCTCGACGTGCGGGCCCGATTCGCGGACGGCCATCCCGCGTATGTACAAGGCGGCGCGTTCCATTACCTCGCGAGTCTGTTCGACGACGCGCTCACGGTGCGTCTTTTTGCGCGGATCGCACAGGAAGCGGGGCTCGAAACGATGCCGCTCGGCGACAGCGTGCGAGTGAGCCGTCGCGGCGCGCTGACCTATGTGTTCAACTACGGCGACGAAACGCACACGCTCAGCGGCGTAGCCGACGACGCCCTTGTGTTCGGTTCGCGCGCGATCGAACCGCAGGGTGTGGCCGTCTATCGATCATGATGGCGACCTGATGCACCGACGCAGTGTCCAACGAAATTCCATGCAGTAACACAACGACGCAAAATCAAGGAATCAAGGAGACAGGCAACATGAAAATGAAACCACGCAAGATTCTGTTGGCACTCGCGCTGGCCGCTGCGGCGGTGGGGACGTCTGCCGTCAGCACGGCACAGGCGGGCACGCTAACGGCCAATATCGCGTTTAAGGGCGCGAGCCAGCGCGCTGTCTGGCAGTCGGTGATCGACGACTTCAAGAAGGCGCATCCCGGCATCGACGTGAAAGTGTCGTTCGTCGACGAAGAAGCGTACAAGGTGCAATTGCCCGGCTGGCTGACGACCGTCGCGCCCGACATCGTCAACTGGCATGACGGCGAACGCATGGCCTATTACGCGCAGCGCGGCCTGTTCGAAGACCTTAGCGGCGACTGGGCGAAGAACGGCTGGAACGAGATGTATGCATCGACCAAAGAGGCTTCGTCGTATAAGGGCAAGCAGTACGCCGCGCCGACCGTGTACTACTCGTGGGGCATGTTCTATCGCAAGGATCTGTTTCAAAAGGCAGGTATTAGCGGCGAGCCGAAAACCTGGGATCAGTTTCTCGAAGACTGCAAGAAGCTGAAGGCCGCCGGCATCACGCCGATCGCCGTGGCAGGCCGCGATTCGTGGACACTCGCGGGGTGGTTCGACTATCTCGACTTGCGTTTGAACGGCAATGCGTTCCATCAGAAGCTGATGGCAGGCGAGATTCCGTACACCGATCCGCGCGTGAAGAAGGTCTACACGACGTGGAAGCAATTGATCGATGCAGGCTATTTCATCGACAACTCGCTCTCCTACGATCTCGATTCGGTGCAGCCGTTCCTGTTCCAGGGCAAGGCCGCGATGATGCTGATGGGCACGTTCATCACCGCCGGTTTCCCGCCGAATGTGAAGCCGGAAATGGGTTACTTCCAGTTCCCGATCATCGACGCAAAGGTGCCGACTGCTGAAGACGGCCCGGTGGAGTCGCTGCATATTCCGTCGAAGGCGAAGAACAAGGCGGATGCGCACACGTTCCTGGCGTTCGTCGAGACGCCGGAAATCGGCGCGAAGCTGGCGACCGGTCTGGGCTCTTTGTCGGCGAATAGCAAGTCGCCGGAACCGGAAGATCCGATCTCCAGGATCGGCTTCCAGATCCTTGCGAACACCAAGGGCGGGATTGCGCAGTTCTATGATCGCGACATGACCAAGGAAATGGCCGACGAAGGCATGAAGGGGATGCAGCAGTTCATCTCCGACCCCACGAAGCTCGACGATGTGCTCGCGCAACTCGAGCAGACGCGCAGGCGGATCTACAAGAAGTAAGCGGCGGCGGCCGCGAGGCCGCCTTCCGTTGCATTGAGCTTTATAGGAATCGGAGTTAGCGTTGAAGCGCTAACTCCATGAATAGCTTTGCATGGGACCAGAGTAAGGCGCTAAAGCGCCAACTCTGGTCGACAGGAGAACGATCGTGTCGCATTCCGTCACCCGTCACACTGTGAGCGGTCCCGCTGAACCCGGCGGCCCGGGCTTGCCCACGCCGGGCGGCGCCGTGCGCGGAGGCAAGCCGGCCAGTTCGCGGCGGCGCGGTCCGTCGCCCACCGCGCGCCGGCAGCGGCGCGCCGCTTTTCTGTTCCTCGCGCCGGCCTGCGTGATGGTGGCTATCTACGTGGTGTGGCCGATCCTCTCCACCATCCGCCTGAGCTTTTTCAACTGGGACGGAATGAGCGAGCCGTCGTTCGTCGGACTCGCGAACTACGTCGAGCTGTTTCATGCGCAGACGTTCTACACCGCACTGAAGAACAACCTCATCTGGCTGCTGCTGTTCCTGCTCGCTCCGCCGATGGGACTCGCCGTCGCGTTGTATCTGAATCAGGCGGTGGCCGGCATCCGTATCGTCAAATCGCTATTCTTCGCGCCGTTCGTGTTGTCGGGCGTGGTGGTCGGTTTGATCTTCTCGTGGTTTTACGACCCGACCTTCGGCCTGCTCGCCGTGATTCTCGGCCACGGCGTGCCGGTACTCGGCGACCCGCGCTATGCGACGTTCGGGATCGTGTTCGCGGCGCTGTGGCCGCAAACCGCCTATTGCATGATTCTCTATCTGACCGGGCTGACCTCGCTGAACGCCGAGCAGATCGAGGCCGCGCGCATGGAAGGCGCGCGCGGCTGGTCGATGCTGTGGCACGTGATCCTGCCGCAACTGCGGCCGACCACGTTCATGGCGATTGTCGTGACGATTATTGGCGCGCTGCGCAGTTTCGATCTGATCTCGGTGATGACGGGCGGCGGTCCGTTCGAAAGCTCGACCGTGCTCGCGTATTACATGTACGACCAGGCGATCAAGTACTACCGCATCGGCTATTCGGCGGCAGTGGCGGTCGTGCTGTTCGCCATCATGCTGGTGTACATCGTTTATCACTTGCGGCGGATGCTGCGCGCCGAGCAATAAGGAGCCGACCATGTTTCCAATTCCCATCGACAAATGGAAGCCGGCCACTCGCCGCATGTACAAATTGACGCTGCCGGTCGCGCTGCTGATCTGGCTGCTGCCGATGATCGCGGTGCTCGTCACATCGGTGCGTTCGACAGAAGAGTTGAGCGAGGGCAACTACTGGGGATGGCCGAAGCACTTCGCGATGTTCGACAATTATCGCGAGGCGCTGACCACGTCGCCGATGCTGCATTACTTCTGGAACAGCGTGTTGATCACGGTGCCTGCCGTGGTGGGTTCGATTGCATTGGCGGCTATGGCGGGCTTCGCTCTGGCGATCTATCGGTTCCGCGGCAATTCGACTTTGTTCGCGACCTTCGTGGCGGGCAATTTCGTGCCGGTGCAGGTGTTGATGATTCCGGTGCGAGATCTGTCGTTGCAACTCGGTCTGTTCAATACCGTCAGCGCGCTGATTCTGTTTCACGTGTCGTTTCAGACTGGTTTTTGCGCGCTGTTTCTGCGCAACTTCATCAAGCAGTTGCCATTCGAGCTGGTCGAAGCGGCGCGCATCGAGGGCGCGAATGAATGGACGGTCTTCTTCAAGATCGTGCTGCCGTTGATCCGGCCGGCGCTCGCGGCGTTGGCGATTCTCGTGTTCACATTCGTCTGGAACGACTACTTCTGGGCGCTGTGTCTGACTCAAGGTGACGATGCAGCGCCGATTACC from Paraburkholderia phytofirmans PsJN carries:
- a CDS encoding LacI family DNA-binding transcriptional regulator is translated as MPTLSEVARHAGVTPATVSNVLRNRGRVGATTRQRVLEAVEALGYRPHLAARALAEGRAPTLALMVSSIANPFYPEFALAVERAARTSGHFVIICNTNEDPHTGRAYLDQIAGTLSEGVLVTNANLDLADLHTTESRGTPVVLCMWERPNEPPGLPCVAVDFRRAGELAGAHLLELGHRRIGAIVGSKASGIHAARYEGFVDALRAGGAPKGRVKHAADTIQGGYEAARALLESDPKLTAIFVTNDLPALGAMHAAADLGLNVPTDLSVIGITDIQLARESRPALTTVAVPTVEVAGLAVSLLRELIESSYGQAGRPTTSVPMRIASPPELVVRASTGVPRSR
- a CDS encoding ABC transporter ATP-binding protein; protein product: MASISLRGVQKAYGEGAPVIRDVDLEIGENEFCVFLGPSGCGKSTLLRMIAGLEDLTDGDLSIGGKLMNDVPAAQRGVAMVFQSYALFPHMSVFENMAFGLKLAKTPKDEVDRKVREAARILQLEALLERKPKALSGGQRQRVAIGRAIVREPGVFLFDEPLSNLDATLRGQTRIEIARLHKQFAKASVVYVTHDQIEAMTLADKIVLLHAGKDTERYGSIAQIGAPLELYHRPKSRFVAGFIGSPRMNFLPGRVASLDAQGVTITLDHTQETVRVPVNGAGLQTSQAVTLGVRPEHLEFVDPSSVAPDDAVLTRTVSLVEQLGEHSYVHLDQPGGAALVAKAPGNTRLAPGERASLRVPRAACHLFTEDGFAAASLESVEHYA
- a CDS encoding beta-galactosidase; this translates as MRLGVCYYPEHWPESMWQDDARRMKALGIEQVRIAEFAWSRIEPTPGEYDWGWLDRSIDVLGAAGLQVVMCTPTATPPKWLIDRHPDILPVGADGRPRAFGSRRHYDFSSPSYFAASQKICTAVAERYGKHPAVAYWQTDNEFGCHHTVVSYSPAAVGRFREWLKARYQTIDALNRAWGTVFWSMEYRSFDEIDAPVATVTEAHPSHRLDYRRFASDEVARYNRMQVEIIRAHSPGRPVAHNFMQLFTEFDHYKVAADLDVATWDSYPLGALEEQWFAPEVKARWLRSGHPDFASFNHDVYRGMSKLPFWVMEQQPGPVNWALWNPAPLPGMVRLWSWEAFAHGAGCVSYFRWRQAPFAQEQMHAGLNTPDNRLDVGGNEASQVAGEIRTVLAANADADAAVRSKVALVYDYEAKWLFEIHPQGADFHYPRFAFEYYSALRALGLDVDVVPVDAPLDGYSLIVVPPLPVVPEAFAQRLASSGAQVVLGPRTGSKTKDLQIPANLPPGALTSVLPLRVWRVESMRPNVTEAVRLADGESAGEADGFARHWRDFIDTDAAQSLDVRARFADGHPAYVQGGAFHYLASLFDDALTVRLFARIAQEAGLETMPLGDSVRVSRRGALTYVFNYGDETHTLSGVADDALVFGSRAIEPQGVAVYRS
- a CDS encoding ABC transporter substrate-binding protein, yielding MKMKPRKILLALALAAAAVGTSAVSTAQAGTLTANIAFKGASQRAVWQSVIDDFKKAHPGIDVKVSFVDEEAYKVQLPGWLTTVAPDIVNWHDGERMAYYAQRGLFEDLSGDWAKNGWNEMYASTKEASSYKGKQYAAPTVYYSWGMFYRKDLFQKAGISGEPKTWDQFLEDCKKLKAAGITPIAVAGRDSWTLAGWFDYLDLRLNGNAFHQKLMAGEIPYTDPRVKKVYTTWKQLIDAGYFIDNSLSYDLDSVQPFLFQGKAAMMLMGTFITAGFPPNVKPEMGYFQFPIIDAKVPTAEDGPVESLHIPSKAKNKADAHTFLAFVETPEIGAKLATGLGSLSANSKSPEPEDPISRIGFQILANTKGGIAQFYDRDMTKEMADEGMKGMQQFISDPTKLDDVLAQLEQTRRRIYKK
- a CDS encoding carbohydrate ABC transporter permease, with amino-acid sequence MSHSVTRHTVSGPAEPGGPGLPTPGGAVRGGKPASSRRRGPSPTARRQRRAAFLFLAPACVMVAIYVVWPILSTIRLSFFNWDGMSEPSFVGLANYVELFHAQTFYTALKNNLIWLLLFLLAPPMGLAVALYLNQAVAGIRIVKSLFFAPFVLSGVVVGLIFSWFYDPTFGLLAVILGHGVPVLGDPRYATFGIVFAALWPQTAYCMILYLTGLTSLNAEQIEAARMEGARGWSMLWHVILPQLRPTTFMAIVVTIIGALRSFDLISVMTGGGPFESSTVLAYYMYDQAIKYYRIGYSAAVAVVLFAIMLVYIVYHLRRMLRAEQ
- a CDS encoding carbohydrate ABC transporter permease, whose translation is MFPIPIDKWKPATRRMYKLTLPVALLIWLLPMIAVLVTSVRSTEELSEGNYWGWPKHFAMFDNYREALTTSPMLHYFWNSVLITVPAVVGSIALAAMAGFALAIYRFRGNSTLFATFVAGNFVPVQVLMIPVRDLSLQLGLFNTVSALILFHVSFQTGFCALFLRNFIKQLPFELVEAARIEGANEWTVFFKIVLPLIRPALAALAILVFTFVWNDYFWALCLTQGDDAAPITVGVAALKGQWTTAWNLVSAGSILAALPSVAMFFAMQKHFVAGLTFGATKG